A single Limanda limanda chromosome 19, fLimLim1.1, whole genome shotgun sequence DNA region contains:
- the eomesa gene encoding eomesodermin homolog a, with amino-acid sequence MQLENILPSASINLPKTFYNLSSSDSVNNSPRPSSQQLEYQDVDRTESESGSVPKKYLSGVGTGMLGEAGDTFSKPGPDGRKGSPVLEDELASARRYNIDELGSDRYFISSSQASSDMASPCSLFPYAGQTGSVYTGSSGSRYPASLHYGSVLPPTGFSSSAVCTGRSQFSTGGYQFSQGPGCLYPSYPGTGTGIGSMSLPGSAAGARAQVYLCNRPLWLKFHRHQTEMIITKQGRRMFPFLSFNITGLNLTAHYNVFVEVILADPNHWRFQGGKWVTCGKADNNMQGNKMYVHPESPNTGAHWMRQEISFGKLKLTNNKGANNNNTQMIVLQSLHKYQPRLHIVEVTEDGVEDMSNEARTQTFTFPENQFIAVTAYQNTDITQLKIDHNPFAKGFRDNYDSMYTAPESDRLTPSPTDSPRSTQIVPGARYAMQPFFQDQFVNNLPQNRFYTGERAVPQTNSLLSPQSEDASAAASAQRWFVPPVQQPGSNKLDLSYDNDYSTSSLLSYGIKPLSLQTSHALSYYPDSAFASMAAGWGTRSTYQRKMTTGLPWSPRPSPPAFPEDQLGATKDKLPEESAPPASTWIETSHSLKSVDSTDSGVYSMVCKRRRMSPGGSSTENSPTIKCEDLTTEEYNKDNPKGMGYYAFYTSP; translated from the exons ATGCAGTTAGAGAACATCCTTCCCAGCGCCAGCATCAATTTACCCAAAACCTTTTACAACCTCTCCTCGTCGGACAGTGTCAACAACAGCCCGAGGCCGTCGTCCCAGCAGCTCGAGTACCAGGACGTGGACCGGACGGAGTCGGAGTCCGGCAGCGTGCCCAAGAAGTACCTGAGCGGGGTGGGCACCGGGATGCTGGGCGAGGCCGGGGACACTTTCTCTAAACCCGGGCCCGATGGGAGGAAGGGCTCCCCGGTGCTGGAGGACGAGCTGGCCAGTGCTCGCCGGTACAACATAGACGAACTTGGCTCTGACAGATACTTCATCTCGTCGTCCCAGGCGAGTAGCGACATGGCCAGCCCCTGTTCCCTCTTCCCCTATGCAGGCCAGACCGGCTCGGTGTACACGGGCTCCAGCGGCTCCCGGTACCCGGCGTCGCTTCACTACGGATCCGTGCTGCCGCCCACGGGCTTCTCCTCCTCGGCCGTGTGCACCGGCCGGAGCCAGTTTAGCACCGGAGGGTACCAGTTCAGCCAGGGTCCGGGCTGCTTGTACCCGTCCTATCCCGGGACGGGCACGGGCATCGGGTCCATGTCGCTGCCGGGGTCTGCAGCCGGAGCCCGGGCGCAGGTGTATCTGTGCAACCGGCCTCTGTGGCTGAAGTTCCACCGGCACCAGACCGAGATGATCATCACCAAGCAGGGCAG aCGGATGTTTCCATTCCTGAGTTTCAACATCACCGGACTCAACCTCACGGCACATTACAACGTCTTTGTAGAAGTCATCCTGGCCGATCCGAACCACTGGCGCTTCCAGGGAGGAAAGTGGGTCACCTGTGGGAAAGCGGACAACAATATGCAAG GTAACAAGATGTATGTTCATCCCGAATCTCCAAACACTGGTGCTCACTGGATGAGGCAAGAAATCTCATTTGGCAAGTTGAAGCTGACCAACAACAAAGgggccaacaacaacaacacacag ATGATCGTCTTGCAGTCGCTTCACAAATACCAGCCGCGGCTGCACATTGTGGAGGTGACGGAGGACGGAGTGGAGGACATGAGCAACGAGGCCAGGACTCAGACCTTCACCTTCCCAGAGAACCAGTTTATAGCCGTCACTGCTTACCAGAACACAGAT aTCACACAGCTGAAGATAGATCACAACCCATTTGCAAAAGGCTTCCGGGACAATTATGACTC GATGTACACAGCCCCAGAGAGTGACAGGTTGACTCCATCCCCTACAGATTCCCCTCGCTCCACCCAGATTGTGCCTGGGGCCCGCTACGCCATGCAGCCTTTCTTTCAGGACCAGTTTGTCAACAACCTGCCTCAGAACCGTTTCTACACTGGTGAACGGGCCGTCCCCCAGACCAACAGCCTCCTCTCCCCACAGAGTGAGGACGCCAGCGCCGCCGCCTCTGCCCAGCGCTGGTTCGTCCCACCGGTTCAGCAGCCGGGCTCCAACAAGCTGGACCTGTCCTATGACAATGACTATTCCACCAGTAGCCTCCTCTCCTACGGCATCAAGCCCCTGTCCCTTCAGACCTCCCATGCCCTCAGTTACTACCCAGACTCGGCCTTCGCCTCCATGGCCGCTGGTTGGGGAACCAGAAGCACTTACCAGCGCAAGATGACCACGGGCCTGCCCTGGTCCCCTCGCCCGAGCCCCCCGGCCTTCCCCGAGGACCAGCTGGGGGCCACTAAAGACAAGCTGCCGGAGGAGAGCGCCCCCCCGGCCTCAACCTGGATCGAGACGTCCCACTCACTGAAATCTGTGGACTCTACTGATTCTGGCGTGTACTCCATGGTGTGCAAGAGGCGCAGGATGTCTCCGGGGGGCTCGAGCACAGAGAACTCCCCCACCATCAAGTGTGAGGACTTGACCACGGAGGAGTACAACAAGGACAACCCAAAAGGCATGGGTTACTATGCATTCTACACAAGCCCCTGA